The Streptomyces xanthii genome has a segment encoding these proteins:
- a CDS encoding ATP-grasp domain-containing protein: MSERRPHLLVLSGWAGVLETALALGFEVSFIGGTDEFSDRDREVLARCHFVEEMPADRTAAVLAAARRVHTELPLHAAVSFGEFGTESSAVVADALGIRGLSLRTAALTHYKDLMRAALADRPELALAWARVANAEELRAFAGRHGVPLIVKPVSGSGSVGVRQILTEAELAEAVADSAFWREGPYLAEEFVSGDVVYSVETITVDGEHHIAGVSCGVLCPHPNPAITEIAVPPPPPYDAPLPEIHRTVLAFLDAVGHDWGLTHTEVKVAADGRPVIIESQPRIGGMRIFRMVEHATGVDEVATILRSLLPGAAPVTPPHLPPYTAAGLCLSLVPPSRRVRRTADPELLRGIEGVDDFEISVRPGQVPHPVVDNAAGRPGLIWLRVPDHTAAERVKKEISRTYWVEYEDGDVWYPSF, from the coding sequence ATGTCTGAGCGGCGACCGCACCTGCTGGTGCTCAGCGGCTGGGCGGGGGTGCTGGAGACGGCGCTCGCGCTCGGGTTCGAGGTGAGCTTCATCGGCGGCACCGACGAGTTCTCCGACCGCGACCGGGAAGTCCTCGCACGGTGCCACTTCGTGGAGGAGATGCCGGCGGACCGGACCGCGGCCGTGCTCGCCGCCGCCCGCCGCGTCCACACGGAACTCCCCCTCCACGCCGCGGTCTCCTTCGGAGAGTTCGGCACAGAGAGCTCGGCCGTGGTCGCCGACGCGCTCGGCATCCGGGGTCTGAGCCTGCGCACGGCGGCACTCACCCACTACAAGGACCTCATGCGTGCCGCCCTGGCCGACCGGCCCGAACTGGCCCTGGCCTGGGCCCGGGTGGCGAACGCGGAGGAACTGCGGGCCTTCGCCGGGCGTCACGGCGTGCCGCTGATCGTCAAACCCGTGTCCGGCTCGGGCAGCGTGGGCGTCCGCCAGATCCTCACCGAGGCCGAGCTGGCCGAGGCGGTGGCGGACTCCGCCTTCTGGCGCGAAGGCCCTTACCTGGCCGAGGAGTTCGTGTCCGGTGACGTGGTCTACAGCGTCGAGACCATCACGGTGGACGGCGAGCACCACATCGCCGGCGTCTCCTGCGGCGTCCTGTGCCCGCACCCGAATCCGGCGATCACGGAGATCGCCGTGCCGCCGCCACCCCCGTACGACGCTCCGCTGCCGGAGATCCACCGGACCGTCCTCGCCTTTCTCGACGCGGTCGGCCACGACTGGGGCCTGACGCACACGGAGGTGAAGGTCGCCGCCGACGGCCGCCCGGTGATCATCGAGTCGCAGCCCCGGATCGGCGGTATGCGGATCTTCCGGATGGTCGAGCACGCCACGGGCGTCGACGAGGTCGCCACGATCCTGCGCAGTCTGCTGCCGGGCGCGGCCCCCGTCACCCCGCCGCACCTGCCGCCGTACACGGCGGCGGGGCTGTGTCTGTCCCTGGTGCCGCCGAGCAGACGGGTCCGGCGCACCGCCGATCCCGAACTGCTGCGCGGGATCGAGGGAGTCGACGACTTCGAGATCTCGGTGCGGCCGGGACAGGTGCCGCACCCCGTCGTCGACAACGCCGCCGGGCGCCCCGGACTCATCTGGCTGCGGGTGCCGGACCACACGGCCGCCGAGCGCGTGAAGAAGGAGATCTCCCGCACCTACTGGGTGGAGTACGAGGACGGCGATGTCTGGTACCCGTCGTTCTGA